The genomic stretch AGCAAATAACGGCAAGGCGGTAGCGGCGCGCTTGAGCCCCGGTTGAAGTGCTTGGAGTTTTTCCGAATGGGCGAGCGTTGCGACTAATGAAGGCGTCACATCATTCGACGGTGACTGATTTTGCCAGGTTGCGTGGCTGGTCGAGATCTGTGCCCATGAAGAGCGCCGTGTGGTACGCAAGAAGCTGTATCGGCAGCGAGAAGATCATCGGCGCGATAATCTCGTCGGTGGCCGGCAGCACGATCGTGTGCATCGTATCGAGTTTCGATGCGGCTGCCCCTTTTCCATCGGTGATGAGGATAATGCGCCCTCCGCGGGCGGCCACTTCCTGCATGTTGGAGAGGGTCTTGTCGAAAAAGCGATCATGTGGCGCGATGACGATCACTGGCATGTTCTCGTCTATCAATGCGATAGGACCGTGCTTCAATTCACCCGCCGCATAGCCTTCGGCGTGGATGTAGGAAATCTCCTTGAGCTTCAGCGCACCCTCCATCGCCAGTGGGAAATTTGTGCCACGGCCGAGATAAAGGACATGATGACACTTTGACAGTTCGCGCGACAGAAGCTCAATCTCCGGCTGGATGCTGTCCAGTACCTGCCTCATGAGGCCCGGCATTTCGGCGAGGCTCTCGACGAGCGCCTGCACCTCATCTTCGGTCACGGTTCCGCGGGCCTTGGCTGCGTGGATGGCGAGTGCGGCAAGAGCGGCTAGCTGGCAGGTGAAGGCCTTGGTGGAGGCGACGCCGATCTCTGGGCCGGCAAGGATCGGAAAGACCACATCGGCCTCCCGAGCCATGGTCGATTCGCGCGCATTGACGACAGCGCCAATTTTCAGCCCAAGCTGCTTGCAGTACCTCAGCGATGCCAGCGTATCGGCGGTTTCGCCCGACTGTGAAATGAACAGAGCCGCAGACTGCGGCGACAACGGAATCTCGCGATAGCGGAATTCGGATGCAACATCTATTTCGACCGGCAGGCGCGCATAGCGCTCGAACCAGTATTTTCCGATCAGCCCGGCGAGATATGCGGTGCCGCAGGCAGAGATCGCCAAGCTCGGGATCTTGGCGAAGTCGATGCCAAAAACCGCATCGGCACCATTTTCGATGAAATTGATATAATGACCGAGCGCATCGGCGATGACCTCGGGCTGCTCGAGGATTTCCTTCTCCATGAAGTGGCGATGGCTGCCCTTGTTGGCCAGAGTGGCCACGGCCACGGAGGTCTGGCGCGGACGCGCGACGGGGTGGCCGTCGTAATCAAAGATATCAGCGCCCGTCCTGCCGACAACGGCCCAGTCACCGTCAATGAGATAGGTGATTTCATTCGTGAATGGAGCAAGCGCGATCGCGTCGGAGCCCAGGAACATCTCGCCGTCGCCGTGACCGATCGCCAGCGGTGGTCCATTGCGCGCCGCAATGATGGTCGACGGATCATCCTCAAAGAGGATGGCAAGCGCGTAGGCACCCCTGACGCTTTTCAGCATGGCATGCACCGCCTCACCACGCCTCATGCCCTCCCGGCGGTGCCTTGCCAAGAGATGCGCAAGGACCTCAGTGTCGGTGTCGGTCTGGAACTCGGCTCCCGTCGCCGCCAATTCGTCCTTCAGTTCGGCGAAATTCTCGATGATGCCGTTATGGACGACGGCCACACCATCCGTGAAGTGCGGGTGTGCATTGCGTTCCGTCGGTGGCCCATGGGTTGCCCAGCGGGTGTGGGCGATGCCGATGGTACCACCCAGCGGCTCTTCCTTGAGCCTCCTCTCGAGATTGACGAGCTTGCCCTCCGCGCGCCGGCGGTGCAAGGTGCCCTCGGTGATCGTCGCAATGCCGGCCGAGTCATAGCCGCGGTATTCCAGACGCTTCAATGCGTCGACCAGGCGTTCCGACACCGGCTGTTGCCCAACGATGCCAACAATTCCGCACATGTTCTTCTCCGAATTCTTCCCGGCAGCCTTAGCCGACGCAGACGAGGGACGCCGCCCGGCATGCGCTCAGTTAGATTCTTCTAATGGAATCCAGTCAGTTCGGTAAAATTGATTGTTGGGATAGCCATCATCCACGCCATGGATGAACTAAACCTCAGTCCAATGCGGGTGATGTGAACCGGGGCGTACGCTTCCGCCTTCAACGGGCTGCGCATATCATGGCCGGCGCCCTCACCTGCGTTAATAGCATGCAAGCCGGCCGGAGGAGACGGGGAATACTTGGGCCGAGTGCGAATGGGTAGTCCCAGCGCACTCTTTGATCTCGCCGTTCAATTGTGCGGACGCTGCTTCATGCATCATTCCTCGGTTTGCTTCTCCAGGCCGGACGCAATGACTCCTTTCGGCGACGAGAAGCAAACCCTCTTCCGATCCCTGGGGCCACGCACCACGTCTTAGCTATCCGCATGGGCCGTGCGGCAGGCCGAGAATCGGTCGCCACAGTACCGGCCCATTCAGACGTCCCCTCCAGCGGATGCGCAACAGGCTGGCGTGAGAGATCTCGAGAAACCCGGCCACCGCCTCCGTTTTGCCGACGGGCTGCGGCTTTCCGATACGCGACAATGGCCACGTTGCGAGGCGAAGGATCCGTTCCACACGCGTATCGGTCACCGTCACGATCCGGGTGAGATTGTTAGCCAAGCCGAATTCGATCATGCCGGCGAAGAGCTCGTAGGTTGCTTGGGCAAGGCCGCCTGCCGCCTTGGGCGTTGATGGGGGCAAATCGAGCGCGAAACGGCTGCTTTCCCATATGTCGGGACTCGCGGGCGCCACAGCTTCACCCAGCAGCGCCGGGAATGTGTCGCGCAACATGGTCGGCCCAGTGGTTGGCAAGAGGCGCACGCAGCCACGAATTCGCCAATCGGATCCCTTGAGCAGCAGATAGACAGGCTTCAAGTCGTCAAAGGTGTCTGTTTCCATTTCGCCTCCGGTCTGAACTTCCCAATCGAGCCTCTCCTTGAAAACCCGATATCTGAGCCCGTGCATCTCTTTGAGCTCGCCTGCGAATTCGCTGTAGAGGCCAGGTGTGATCAGCTGAATCATTCGTCGCCTCCGTGCGGGTTGTGTTCCCGCCATCGAAGGGCAAAGCGCACAGCGATGCAGCCTGTGGACGTTTACAGCTATCCTCGCGGAAGGATCCGGATCTCGCCTGACCGGAGGCAGCCAGCCTGGCAACCGCATGGATCGTCCGAACGCGAGCTTTGCTTGGCATTTTCCAGATGGAAGGCCCCCTTGCCCTTTGAGACCTGCTTTCCAAGGCGTATTCGCGCGTTTTATCCATGCCTTTATGGTCTTGGAGAGCGTGGCGGGCAGGCTACACAGTGGGTGGCCGAGAGGTCGGGAATCAGTTGGAATGGAGGAATTCGTCTCGCCAAAGAGGGGATCCTTTGCAATGCACTGCCTGCCCGACATTCCCGCTTCAACGTTACGCGCCACATACCGCCGAGTAACAGCCGGACCGGCGACGCCGGCTGTGCTGGTTGTTGGCCTGATCAGCGGCGGCACGG from Mesorhizobium sp. NZP2077 encodes the following:
- a CDS encoding acyl-homoserine-lactone synthase; this encodes MIQLITPGLYSEFAGELKEMHGLRYRVFKERLDWEVQTGGEMETDTFDDLKPVYLLLKGSDWRIRGCVRLLPTTGPTMLRDTFPALLGEAVAPASPDIWESSRFALDLPPSTPKAAGGLAQATYELFAGMIEFGLANNLTRIVTVTDTRVERILRLATWPLSRIGKPQPVGKTEAVAGFLEISHASLLRIRWRGRLNGPVLWRPILGLPHGPCG
- the glmS gene encoding glutamine--fructose-6-phosphate transaminase (isomerizing); its protein translation is MCGIVGIVGQQPVSERLVDALKRLEYRGYDSAGIATITEGTLHRRRAEGKLVNLERRLKEEPLGGTIGIAHTRWATHGPPTERNAHPHFTDGVAVVHNGIIENFAELKDELAATGAEFQTDTDTEVLAHLLARHRREGMRRGEAVHAMLKSVRGAYALAILFEDDPSTIIAARNGPPLAIGHGDGEMFLGSDAIALAPFTNEITYLIDGDWAVVGRTGADIFDYDGHPVARPRQTSVAVATLANKGSHRHFMEKEILEQPEVIADALGHYINFIENGADAVFGIDFAKIPSLAISACGTAYLAGLIGKYWFERYARLPVEIDVASEFRYREIPLSPQSAALFISQSGETADTLASLRYCKQLGLKIGAVVNARESTMAREADVVFPILAGPEIGVASTKAFTCQLAALAALAIHAAKARGTVTEDEVQALVESLAEMPGLMRQVLDSIQPEIELLSRELSKCHHVLYLGRGTNFPLAMEGALKLKEISYIHAEGYAAGELKHGPIALIDENMPVIVIAPHDRFFDKTLSNMQEVAARGGRIILITDGKGAAASKLDTMHTIVLPATDEIIAPMIFSLPIQLLAYHTALFMGTDLDQPRNLAKSVTVE